The following proteins come from a genomic window of Candidatus Methanoperedens sp.:
- a CDS encoding 50S ribosomal protein L14: MRGMKAKIPRAINTAARMEVADNTGARIVEVISVLKYRGVRNRMPRGGVGDTLIVSVKKGTPETRKQMFKAVIIRQKKEFRRPDGMRVSFEDNAVVIVDDEGVPKGTEIKGPVAREAAERYSKISSAASIIV, translated from the coding sequence ATGAGAGGGATGAAGGCAAAAATACCCCGCGCAATAAACACAGCGGCCCGAATGGAAGTTGCAGATAATACAGGTGCGCGAATTGTAGAAGTCATATCGGTATTGAAATATCGCGGTGTAAGGAACAGAATGCCTCGCGGCGGTGTTGGAGATACTCTTATCGTAAGCGTTAAAAAAGGAACCCCGGAAACAAGGAAACAGATGTTCAAAGCTGTTATAATACGCCAGAAAAAGGAATTCAGGCGCCCCGATGGAATGAGAGTCTCTTTTGAAGATAACGCAGTAGTGATCGTAGATGATGAAGGCGTGCCCAAGGGTACGGAAATAAAAGGACCTGTAGCCAGGGAAGCAGCGGAACGCTATTCTAAAATTTCATCCGCAGCTTCGATAATAGTGTAG
- a CDS encoding 30S ribosomal protein S17, translated as MTRDIGLDVQPPTKECTDPNCPFHGSLPVRGQVLSGVVVSDKMDKTVVVQRTYVKKNTKYERYEKRKTKVHAHNPPCMNAEEGAKVTIAECRPLSKTKSYVIIEVLK; from the coding sequence ATGACACGTGATATTGGGTTGGATGTTCAACCGCCAACAAAAGAATGCACAGACCCGAATTGTCCGTTCCATGGAAGCCTGCCGGTCAGAGGACAGGTATTAAGTGGAGTAGTCGTAAGCGACAAAATGGATAAAACGGTGGTCGTGCAGAGAACATATGTGAAAAAGAACACAAAATATGAGCGATACGAGAAAAGGAAAACCAAAGTACATGCTCATAACCCTCCCTGCATGAATGCAGAAGAAGGTGCAAAAGTAACGATTGCTGAATGCCGCCCCCTGAGTAAGACAAAATCCTATGTAATAATTGAGGTGCTAAAATGA
- a CDS encoding ribonuclease P protein component 1, translating into MKLTPHNIIHHEIIGLDTQVVDSTNMSLIGIEGRIVNETKNLLTIETDVREKNIPKSCSSFKFTIPSVDGKRYLPLTIKVDGRLLLSQPENRIQTKFKKKFRK; encoded by the coding sequence ATGAAGCTGACACCACACAATATCATACACCATGAAATCATTGGTCTTGATACGCAGGTAGTGGACAGTACGAACATGTCCCTCATAGGAATTGAGGGAAGAATAGTTAATGAAACAAAAAATTTATTGACCATAGAAACTGATGTCCGGGAAAAAAACATTCCAAAATCCTGTTCATCTTTTAAATTCACAATTCCGTCGGTTGACGGCAAACGTTACTTGCCTTTAACAATAAAAGTTGACGGAAGATTATTGCTCTCGCAACCCGAAAACAGAATCCAGACAAAATTCAAGAAAAAATTCAGGAAATAA
- the rpmC gene encoding 50S ribosomal protein L29, with protein sequence MAILRSDEIRKMNDNERQDELDKILMELIRERAIASAGGAPESPGKMKEIKRTIARIKTIQTEINK encoded by the coding sequence ATGGCAATATTGAGAAGTGATGAAATACGGAAAATGAACGACAATGAAAGGCAGGATGAACTGGATAAAATACTAATGGAACTGATCAGGGAACGCGCCATTGCCTCAGCAGGCGGCGCTCCTGAAAGTCCGGGAAAGATGAAAGAAATAAAAAGGACGATAGCAAGGATCAAAACGATTCAGACGGAGATAAATAAGTAA
- a CDS encoding 30S ribosomal protein S3: MGVEKKFVKNGFDKTQMAEYFSKQLERAGYGGMNINRTPMGTQVTIFAEKPGMIIGKGGRTIHKLTHDLETVFRVDNPQIDVQEVKIPELNAQMMASRLAGAIERGLYFRKAGHNMLRRIMESGALGCEIDIAGKLTGPRKRTEKFVAGNMLHAGNPAMELVDKGFAIAIKKLGVIGCRVRLIRPSVKLPGRFKTEQITVPQEAAVAGKKPEGIKELVKAAPVPVEIKPEIIKPEVTKPAPEATKETVPEEAHTGNIEERMHGDVLEHKHAQYDYWHPASRTHKTEE; encoded by the coding sequence ATGGGCGTTGAAAAAAAATTCGTCAAGAACGGGTTTGATAAAACCCAGATGGCAGAATATTTCTCAAAACAACTGGAAAGAGCAGGTTACGGAGGCATGAATATCAACAGGACCCCAATGGGTACCCAGGTGACAATTTTTGCTGAAAAGCCCGGGATGATAATCGGAAAGGGCGGAAGGACAATTCACAAGTTGACACACGATCTTGAAACAGTTTTCCGTGTTGATAATCCGCAGATAGATGTCCAGGAAGTAAAAATCCCTGAACTGAACGCCCAGATGATGGCATCAAGATTAGCCGGGGCAATCGAACGCGGCCTGTACTTTCGAAAGGCTGGCCATAATATGCTAAGAAGAATAATGGAATCAGGGGCGCTCGGATGTGAAATTGATATTGCAGGCAAATTGACAGGCCCCAGGAAGAGGACTGAAAAATTCGTAGCTGGCAATATGCTCCATGCAGGTAACCCTGCAATGGAACTGGTTGATAAAGGCTTTGCCATTGCTATAAAGAAACTTGGAGTTATAGGATGCCGCGTACGGTTAATCCGGCCAAGCGTTAAACTTCCAGGCAGGTTTAAAACAGAACAGATCACAGTTCCACAGGAAGCTGCAGTTGCGGGAAAGAAACCGGAAGGTATCAAAGAACTCGTGAAGGCTGCGCCTGTTCCTGTTGAAATAAAACCGGAGATCATCAAACCGGAGGTCACTAAACCAGCTCCTGAAGCAACAAAGGAAACAGTTCCTGAAGAAGCCCATACCGGTAATATCGAAGAAAGGATGCATGGCGATGTCCTGGAACATAAACATGCACAATACGATTACTGGCATCCGGCATCACGCACTCATAAGACGGAGGAATAG
- a CDS encoding 50S ribosomal protein L22 has translation MKLNFSIEPAPEKTSKAMGKELHISRKQAHEIATAIKGMKLDIAQKFLENVAALKQAVPYKRFTRNIPHRKGMCTGRYPQKAAKEFLCIIKNAQSNATYKGLDPESMRIIHVETKKGHSYMGQFPRAQGRATPKKQETVTVEMIAEVQ, from the coding sequence ATGAAATTAAATTTCTCTATTGAACCCGCGCCTGAAAAAACATCTAAGGCCATGGGAAAGGAACTTCATATTTCAAGAAAACAGGCACATGAGATCGCAACAGCGATCAAAGGCATGAAACTCGATATTGCGCAGAAATTTCTTGAAAATGTAGCTGCATTGAAACAGGCTGTGCCCTATAAAAGATTCACTCGGAATATCCCGCACAGGAAAGGAATGTGCACTGGCAGGTATCCACAGAAAGCCGCAAAGGAATTCTTATGCATTATAAAAAATGCACAGAGTAATGCCACATACAAAGGTCTTGATCCGGAATCTATGCGGATTATTCACGTAGAAACAAAGAAAGGCCATTCTTATATGGGGCAGTTTCCCAGGGCACAGGGAAGAGCAACGCCCAAGAAACAGGAAACAGTTACAGTAGAAATGATAGCAGAGGTGCAATAA
- a CDS encoding 30S ribosomal protein S19, with the protein MARKESSKIPKRKGEFTFRGKSVEDLKKLSYDEFALLVPSRQRRTIQRGFSEDHKKLLHKVKIKDQNIRTHLRDMIVLPEMVGMKIAIHSGKEFVPIDIIPEMLGHYFGEFVLTRKKVSHGAAGIGATKSSKFVPLK; encoded by the coding sequence ATGGCAAGAAAAGAATCATCGAAAATACCAAAGAGAAAGGGTGAATTCACATTCAGAGGAAAATCCGTAGAGGATCTCAAAAAGTTAAGTTATGATGAGTTCGCACTGCTTGTTCCCTCAAGACAGCGCCGCACTATACAGCGCGGATTTTCAGAAGATCACAAAAAATTACTGCATAAAGTCAAAATAAAAGACCAGAATATAAGGACGCATTTGAGGGACATGATAGTCCTTCCTGAAATGGTAGGTATGAAAATAGCTATCCATAGCGGCAAAGAATTCGTGCCGATCGATATTATTCCTGAGATGCTGGGTCATTATTTCGGTGAATTTGTGCTTACACGAAAGAAAGTTTCTCACGGCGCAGCAGGTATCGGTGCAACAAAATCAAGCAAATTCGTTCCATTGAAGTGA
- a CDS encoding 50S ribosomal protein L2 codes for MGHRVMGQSRGKGSPTYKAPSHKFKANLMHLKVEEGIITGKVLEIIHDTARSAPIARISFDNGQERLMLIPEGIEINQTIQCGISAPVEPGNTLVLAEIPEGVPICNVESQPGDGGKFARASGMYGILVAHDVGKTVVQLPSGEMKWLNPKCRATIGVVAGSGRTEKPFVKAGKKFYRMKVRARKWPRSRGVAMNVVDHPFGGGGRQHPGRPKTVSRGTPPGRKVGSIAARRTGKR; via the coding sequence ATGGGACACAGAGTAATGGGTCAAAGCAGGGGAAAAGGTTCTCCTACATATAAAGCACCTTCTCATAAATTCAAAGCGAATCTTATGCATTTGAAAGTGGAAGAAGGAATTATTACTGGAAAAGTGCTTGAAATAATACATGATACTGCACGCTCGGCTCCTATTGCCCGCATATCATTCGATAACGGGCAGGAACGCCTGATGCTTATCCCTGAAGGCATAGAAATCAACCAGACAATACAGTGCGGCATTTCAGCCCCGGTGGAACCGGGAAATACCCTGGTACTGGCAGAAATCCCTGAAGGGGTGCCAATCTGCAATGTAGAGTCACAGCCTGGCGACGGTGGGAAATTTGCCCGTGCCTCAGGCATGTACGGTATCCTTGTTGCGCATGATGTGGGCAAGACCGTAGTGCAATTGCCAAGCGGAGAGATGAAATGGCTTAATCCCAAATGCAGGGCAACCATCGGGGTCGTCGCAGGAAGCGGACGTACCGAAAAGCCGTTCGTCAAGGCAGGAAAGAAATTCTACAGGATGAAAGTAAGGGCACGCAAATGGCCAAGAAGCAGAGGCGTAGCAATGAATGTTGTTGACCATCCGTTCGGAGGCGGAGGACGCCAGCACCCCGGAAGACCAAAGACCGTATCAAGGGGCACGCCGCCCGGAAGAAAAGTCGGCTCTATTGCCGCAAGAAGGACAGGAAAGAGGTGA
- a CDS encoding 50S ribosomal protein L23, which translates to MIQHPYVTEKATLMAENNNVLQFIVDINDSRTNVKREIETLFKVKVAGVNMMMTSKGKKKAIVSFADPNTATELASRLGIF; encoded by the coding sequence ATGATACAGCACCCTTATGTCACAGAAAAAGCAACGCTGATGGCTGAAAATAACAATGTTCTCCAGTTCATCGTTGATATCAATGACAGCAGAACCAATGTGAAAAGAGAGATTGAGACGCTTTTTAAAGTAAAAGTGGCAGGCGTCAATATGATGATGACCTCAAAAGGAAAAAAGAAAGCTATTGTGAGTTTCGCAGACCCAAACACTGCGACAGAACTTGCTTCAAGGCTGGGAATATTCTAA
- the rpl4p gene encoding 50S ribosomal protein L4: MDLNIIDLSGKSTKKITSTLFDEPYRPDLIKKAVLAAQANRMQPYGPHIYAGLRTSAEGWGPGRGVSRVARLMNGSKAARIPQAVKGREAHPPKPETDRTEKINDKERKKAIKSALAATGNVELVKKRGHQFSASLPFIVADELSSLTRTKDVKSFLEAAELYDDVIRAKHTRVRAGKGKLRGRRYKQPKSILIVTAEDKGVVKAARNLAGVDVVNYDQLNAELLAPGTHAGRLTIYTESAISKLEEKMQ, translated from the coding sequence ATGGATTTGAATATAATCGATTTATCCGGAAAATCTACGAAAAAAATTACTTCAACATTGTTCGATGAGCCATACAGACCCGACCTCATTAAGAAAGCAGTGCTGGCAGCTCAGGCAAATCGCATGCAGCCTTATGGGCCGCATATTTATGCGGGATTGAGGACCTCAGCTGAGGGGTGGGGACCGGGCAGAGGCGTATCACGTGTCGCCAGGCTTATGAATGGCAGCAAGGCAGCAAGGATCCCACAGGCCGTTAAAGGCAGAGAGGCACATCCTCCCAAGCCTGAAACTGACAGGACTGAAAAGATCAATGACAAGGAGCGAAAGAAAGCCATCAAGTCGGCGCTTGCCGCAACAGGAAATGTTGAACTTGTCAAAAAGAGAGGACACCAGTTCTCTGCATCATTGCCTTTTATCGTTGCTGATGAGCTTAGCTCCCTGACAAGAACAAAGGATGTTAAATCATTCCTTGAAGCAGCCGAATTGTACGATGATGTCATAAGAGCAAAACATACAAGAGTCCGGGCAGGCAAAGGCAAGCTCAGGGGCAGGCGGTATAAACAGCCAAAAAGCATTCTGATCGTCACGGCTGAAGACAAAGGTGTAGTCAAGGCTGCACGCAATCTTGCAGGTGTTGATGTAGTAAATTATGATCAGCTCAATGCAGAATTACTGGCCCCTGGAACGCATGCAGGACGCCTGACAATATATACCGAGTCAGCAATATCGAAACTCGAGGAGAAAATGCAATGA
- a CDS encoding 50S ribosomal protein L3, translating to MSHPHRPRRGSIGFSPRVRARSEVPRVRAWPVQKEPKLLGFAGYKAGMTHLIMRDEIPNSLTNGMEISVPVTIMEVPAMKVAAIRLYKNTTYGATAIAEAWTTELDKEINRAITVPKKHDLPAAIAKIEQLIKDGIAKDLKVVMYTMPDKVTGIPKKKPEIMENSIGGTDLMGRFQYAKGLLGKNVSINDVFNNGDVIDLVGITIGKGLQGPIKRWGIQLQKSKHSRAGSVREIGTLGPWHPSHVSWRVPQLGQTGYHQRTEFNKRIMQMGKDGKNVTPEGGFINYGIVRNDYVIIKGSVPGPVKRLVRMRPAIRPKKQTKGQAPEITYISLESKQG from the coding sequence ATGTCACATCCGCACAGACCAAGACGCGGTTCTATTGGATTCAGTCCGCGCGTTAGAGCAAGAAGCGAAGTACCTCGCGTGAGAGCATGGCCTGTACAAAAAGAGCCAAAGCTTTTAGGATTTGCAGGGTACAAAGCCGGTATGACACATCTCATAATGAGAGATGAAATCCCGAACAGTTTAACGAACGGGATGGAGATTTCAGTACCGGTGACAATTATGGAAGTTCCTGCAATGAAGGTAGCAGCTATCAGGCTATATAAAAATACTACTTATGGAGCAACTGCCATCGCAGAAGCATGGACAACAGAGCTGGATAAAGAAATCAACAGGGCAATAACCGTACCTAAGAAACATGACCTGCCAGCAGCTATTGCCAAAATCGAGCAGCTTATCAAAGACGGTATTGCAAAAGATTTGAAGGTGGTAATGTACACGATGCCTGATAAAGTAACAGGAATTCCCAAGAAAAAACCGGAGATTATGGAAAACAGTATCGGCGGAACTGACCTGATGGGACGTTTCCAGTATGCAAAAGGCCTTCTCGGGAAAAACGTCAGCATAAACGATGTATTCAACAATGGTGATGTTATAGATCTTGTTGGGATAACAATAGGAAAAGGGTTACAGGGACCTATAAAACGCTGGGGTATACAGCTCCAGAAATCCAAACATTCAAGAGCAGGAAGTGTCAGGGAGATCGGTACTCTCGGTCCGTGGCATCCATCACATGTAAGCTGGAGAGTTCCACAGCTGGGGCAAACAGGATATCATCAGAGAACCGAGTTTAACAAGAGGATAATGCAGATGGGTAAAGATGGAAAGAACGTCACCCCTGAAGGCGGATTCATAAATTACGGTATTGTCAGAAATGATTATGTTATTATTAAGGGAAGCGTACCCGGGCCTGTCAAGAGATTAGTTCGCATGCGACCCGCTATCAGACCAAAGAAACAAACAAAGGGCCAGGCACCTGAAATAACGTATATAAGCCTTGAGTCAAAACAGGGGTGA
- a CDS encoding 30S ribosomal protein S17e — translation MGNIRQGYVKSLTAQLLEKHGDAFSLDFNQNKENVTKYTDIESKIIRNRVAGYVVRQLRVKATRKR, via the coding sequence ATGGGAAATATTAGACAAGGATATGTAAAATCATTAACAGCCCAATTACTTGAAAAACATGGTGATGCTTTTAGTCTTGATTTTAACCAGAACAAGGAAAACGTTACGAAATATACGGACATCGAAAGTAAGATTATCAGGAACCGGGTAGCCGGGTATGTAGTGAGGCAGTTGAGAGTTAAAGCTACAAGAAAGAGATAA
- a CDS encoding 4-hydroxy-tetrahydrodipicolinate synthase — protein sequence MLNGVLPALITPFTRDNKVDKEGLQQNIGFLIENGVSGIVPCGTTGESATLSIEEHEKVIEIAIECSTVPVVAGTGSNNTTEALELTGSARDAGADAALLITPYYNKPNDRGMLAHFKKIASKVDIPIILYNVPSRTGINLKPEVVAELAKESNIIGVKEASGNLDQVTKILELTRDEDFVVFSGDDGLTLPIMAIGGAGVISVVANIAPKLTVSMVEAFRNGNFEEAKKLHIMLAPLIRAVFLETNPIPIKKAVELIGLPAGDLRLPLAPMSHDNERKLKAALNDLHLLK from the coding sequence ATGTTAAACGGTGTTCTGCCTGCTCTTATTACTCCCTTCACGAGGGATAATAAGGTCGACAAAGAAGGTTTGCAGCAGAATATCGGTTTTCTTATTGAGAACGGGGTTTCCGGTATTGTTCCCTGTGGAACCACAGGCGAATCTGCGACACTTTCCATAGAAGAGCACGAAAAGGTCATTGAGATCGCAATAGAATGCTCCACTGTTCCGGTTGTTGCTGGAACAGGCTCTAATAATACTACTGAGGCACTGGAATTGACCGGTTCTGCCAGAGATGCGGGGGCGGATGCGGCACTTTTGATCACGCCTTATTACAATAAGCCCAATGATCGTGGAATGCTTGCTCATTTTAAGAAAATCGCCAGTAAAGTTGATATTCCAATAATCCTCTACAATGTACCTTCGAGAACAGGTATCAATCTTAAGCCTGAGGTTGTGGCCGAGCTTGCAAAAGAGAGTAATATAATCGGTGTAAAAGAAGCAAGCGGCAATCTTGACCAGGTTACAAAAATCCTGGAACTTACCAGGGATGAGGATTTTGTTGTTTTTTCCGGAGATGACGGCCTGACACTCCCTATAATGGCAATCGGAGGAGCAGGCGTAATTTCCGTTGTAGCTAATATAGCCCCGAAGCTTACGGTTTCCATGGTTGAGGCGTTTCGCAATGGGAATTTTGAAGAAGCAAAAAAATTGCATATTATGCTTGCTCCTCTTATACGCGCAGTCTTTTTGGAGACAAATCCTATCCCGATCAAGAAAGCTGTTGAACTTATCGGACTTCCTGCCGGGGATTTGAGGCTTCCTCTTGCTCCTATGAGCCACGATAATGAGCGAAAGCTAAAAGCTGCTTTAAATGACCTTCATCTATTGAAGTGA
- a CDS encoding 4-hydroxy-tetrahydrodipicolinate reductase, whose amino-acid sequence MIKIAVTGACGKMGGLIIENVLKSKEMKLVSAIDVTNIGKDIGEVMRTGKMDVPVTDAKDIENVLKKSKPDVLIDFTIAQAAVKNVVTCARNKVNLIVGTTGFTKEQRAEMDKAISENNISAVITPNFSIGVNVFWGLLAEAAKRLEDYDIEIIEAHHNQKKDAPSGTAIKAAEVISKTLGKKELVYGRHGIAPRHKEIGIHAVRGGDIVGDHTVLFAGDGERIEIKHQAHSRQAFAKGAVTAALWISKAQPGIYEMSDVLGIK is encoded by the coding sequence ATGATAAAAATAGCCGTAACAGGTGCATGCGGAAAAATGGGCGGCCTTATTATTGAAAATGTCCTGAAATCAAAAGAGATGAAGCTTGTGTCCGCCATTGATGTCACAAATATTGGAAAGGATATAGGAGAGGTCATGAGGACAGGAAAGATGGACGTTCCTGTGACCGATGCAAAAGATATTGAAAATGTCCTGAAAAAGTCAAAACCCGATGTTCTTATTGATTTCACGATAGCTCAGGCTGCTGTGAAAAATGTAGTTACCTGCGCCAGGAATAAGGTCAATCTTATTGTAGGTACGACAGGTTTCACAAAAGAGCAAAGAGCCGAAATGGATAAAGCAATATCCGAAAATAATATCAGCGCAGTCATCACACCAAATTTTTCTATAGGTGTTAATGTTTTCTGGGGTTTGCTTGCAGAAGCCGCAAAGCGGCTCGAGGATTATGATATTGAAATAATAGAAGCCCACCACAACCAGAAAAAGGATGCTCCCAGCGGTACTGCAATAAAGGCTGCTGAAGTTATTTCAAAGACGCTTGGCAAAAAAGAACTGGTATATGGGAGACACGGAATTGCTCCCAGGCATAAGGAAATCGGCATCCATGCAGTACGAGGCGGGGATATCGTGGGCGACCATACAGTGCTTTTTGCGGGTGATGGCGAGCGAATCGAGATAAAGCACCAGGCGCATAGCAGGCAGGCATTCGCAAAAGGGGCCGTGACAGCTGCACTCTGGATATCAAAAGCACAACCTGGCATATATGAAATGTCGGATGTTCTGGGGATCAAATAA
- a CDS encoding sulfurtransferase TusA family protein: MTENENIKPKLLVDCVGLYCPIPIFNTTTEMEKLMPGEVLEMVTGDPAAVQDIPRWAKRAGHKLIKLFKEGEQFHFLIQKGD; the protein is encoded by the coding sequence ATGACTGAAAATGAGAACATCAAACCAAAATTACTTGTAGATTGTGTTGGACTCTATTGTCCGATACCGATTTTTAATACAACCACTGAAATGGAAAAGTTAATGCCGGGTGAAGTCCTGGAGATGGTTACCGGAGACCCTGCGGCTGTCCAGGATATCCCGAGATGGGCAAAAAGGGCGGGACATAAGCTGATAAAACTATTCAAGGAAGGCGAACAGTTCCATTTCTTAATACAGAAAGGGGATTAG
- the purQ gene encoding phosphoribosylformylglycinamidine synthase I translates to MTPKVLVLTGYGINCDTETWHAFKLAGAEAERVHINDLINEKERLEDYHVLAFPGGFSFGDDIASGKVLANMVKYNLGEQIQEFIDTGKLIIGICNGFQAMVKMGLLPGFNGDYVTQEVTLTFNDSGRFEDRWVHLKANEKSKCVFTKGIDRIYLPVRHGEGKFITKSPLELAKLKKGNQIVFQYTDIQGNPAGYPHNPNGSIDNIAAICDETGRIFGMMPHPEAFQHRTNHPGWTRQELPEEGAGIAIFRNAVEYVKDKL, encoded by the coding sequence ATGACCCCGAAAGTTCTTGTCCTTACCGGCTACGGCATAAACTGCGATACGGAAACCTGGCATGCATTTAAACTTGCAGGCGCCGAAGCCGAACGTGTGCATATTAACGATTTAATCAATGAAAAAGAAAGACTCGAAGATTACCATGTCCTTGCTTTCCCGGGAGGCTTCTCATTCGGGGATGATATCGCATCCGGTAAAGTACTTGCGAATATGGTCAAATATAATCTTGGGGAGCAAATACAGGAATTCATTGATACGGGAAAATTGATAATTGGTATCTGTAATGGTTTCCAGGCCATGGTGAAAATGGGTTTGCTGCCAGGATTCAATGGCGATTATGTCACACAGGAAGTTACGCTTACCTTTAATGATTCGGGAAGATTCGAGGACAGGTGGGTACATCTTAAAGCAAATGAAAAATCAAAATGTGTATTTACGAAAGGAATAGACAGGATATATCTTCCCGTTCGCCACGGTGAGGGGAAGTTCATAACAAAAAGCCCGCTGGAGCTTGCAAAATTAAAAAAAGGGAACCAAATTGTTTTCCAATACACGGATATACAGGGAAATCCTGCCGGATATCCCCATAATCCAAATGGCTCAATAGATAATATTGCAGCGATATGCGATGAAACAGGCCGTATTTTCGGGATGATGCCGCATCCTGAGGCATTCCAGCACAGGACTAACCATCCCGGATGGACTCGTCAGGAATTGCCGGAAGAGGGGGCAGGAATAGCGATATTTCGAAATGCAGTTGAGTATGTGAAAGATAAACTGTAA
- the argF gene encoding ornithine carbamoyltransferase has protein sequence MPSHLLSISDLSYADIISLLDTASDLKEKRARGKIFDILKNKTLAMLFEKSSTRTRLSFEVAMTDLGGHAIYLNYKDIQLGRGESIADTARVMSRYVHAIMARVYKHETLIELSENGTIPVINGLSDLEHPCQLLADLLTIREYKGKIKGLNFAWIGDGNNVCNSAMLACALTGMKMTVACPEGYEPNTEILAKARELGGIINVINDPMKAAKNADILSTDVWVSMGDEEEQDQRLHDFKPYQINSKLLEQAKHDVMVLHCLPAHRGEEITAEVVDGPNSAVFDQAENRLHVQKALLLKMLS, from the coding sequence TTGCCATCTCATCTATTATCTATTTCCGATCTATCGTATGCAGATATCATCAGTTTACTTGATACCGCCTCTGACCTGAAAGAGAAAAGGGCGCGCGGAAAAATATTTGATATACTCAAGAATAAAACTCTTGCCATGCTTTTTGAGAAATCCTCAACCCGCACAAGGTTATCCTTTGAAGTGGCGATGACTGACCTTGGAGGGCATGCGATATATCTTAATTATAAAGATATCCAGCTCGGACGCGGGGAATCCATAGCTGATACGGCCCGTGTGATGTCGCGTTACGTCCATGCGATCATGGCACGGGTGTATAAGCATGAAACGCTTATCGAACTTTCGGAAAATGGTACAATACCTGTAATTAACGGTCTTTCTGATCTTGAACATCCCTGCCAGCTCCTTGCAGATCTTCTTACCATCCGGGAATACAAGGGAAAAATCAAGGGTTTGAATTTTGCATGGATCGGAGATGGGAATAATGTATGTAATTCTGCTATGCTTGCATGCGCGCTGACCGGGATGAAAATGACCGTAGCATGCCCGGAAGGGTATGAGCCCAATACCGAAATCCTCGCCAAAGCCAGGGAACTGGGAGGAATAATAAATGTTATCAATGACCCGATGAAAGCAGCAAAGAATGCTGACATCCTATCAACTGATGTCTGGGTTTCAATGGGTGATGAGGAAGAGCAGGATCAGAGGTTACACGACTTCAAACCCTACCAGATCAATAGCAAGCTTTTAGAACAAGCCAAGCATGATGTGATGGTGCTTCACTGTCTTCCTGCCCACAGGGGCGAGGAGATCACAGCAGAAGTTGTTGACGGGCCAAACTCGGCTGTATTTGACCAGGCCGAGAACAGGCTGCATGTCCAGAAGGCATTGCTACTGAAAATGCTTTCATAG